The Hahella sp. HNIBRBA332 genome window below encodes:
- a CDS encoding DUF2971 domain-containing protein produces MIQDITARLYSDIPVDTLYHYTTFSGLLGIVESGNLWASDIRYMNDSAELKHTADLIGAEVDRRIADSHPKPGLLHQFRDWIAHRITNGHMLFGASFRSNGNLLSQWRGYSSMGKGVSVGFPAAHILECASQQSFQVGKCIYSHQEQTTLIRQVMDVVEALAEQHGEHAGPTQFPPSQSYHGVFEMIESDLLRIAAILKHPSFQEEEEWRIVSPGVTDYLNSPVKFREGASMLVPYFEFNLTTLSSDNHYLEHIYLGPTPNINLSMNSLNMFLTKHRLRPKHGITYCQIPYRQR; encoded by the coding sequence ATGATTCAGGACATTACCGCCAGGCTGTATTCAGACATTCCCGTCGATACGCTGTACCACTACACCACGTTCTCGGGTCTGCTGGGCATAGTGGAAAGCGGCAATCTGTGGGCCAGCGATATCCGCTATATGAACGACTCCGCCGAGCTGAAACATACCGCAGATCTGATCGGCGCCGAGGTGGATCGCCGCATCGCCGACAGCCACCCCAAACCCGGCCTGTTACACCAGTTCCGGGACTGGATCGCTCATCGCATCACCAACGGACACATGCTGTTCGGGGCCTCGTTTCGCTCCAACGGCAACCTGTTGAGTCAGTGGCGAGGCTACAGCTCCATGGGTAAAGGCGTCAGCGTGGGCTTCCCCGCCGCGCATATCCTGGAGTGCGCCAGTCAGCAATCGTTTCAGGTAGGCAAATGCATTTACAGCCACCAGGAGCAAACCACTCTCATCCGGCAAGTGATGGATGTGGTGGAGGCGCTGGCTGAGCAACACGGCGAGCATGCAGGCCCCACGCAATTTCCGCCATCGCAGTCATACCATGGCGTGTTTGAGATGATCGAATCAGACCTGTTGCGCATCGCCGCGATTTTAAAACATCCCTCCTTCCAGGAAGAGGAAGAATGGCGCATTGTCTCCCCCGGCGTCACGGACTACCTGAATTCACCGGTGAAGTTCAGGGAAGGCGCTTCCATGCTGGTGCCTTACTTCGAGTTCAACCTGACCACCCTCAGCAGTGACAACCACTATCTCGAACACATTTATCTGGGACCGACGCCCAACATCAACCTGTCCATGAACTCACTCAACATGTTCCTGACCAAACACCGTCTGAGGCCGAAACACGGCATCACCTATTGCCAGATTCCCTATCGGCAGCGGTGA
- a CDS encoding acyl-CoA dehydrogenase, with amino-acid sequence MTVLLLLLAALALAYFGAGALSWTVLFTIAALAFSFTDPGFAGLLVVWGLFIAAAVLLNSSSIRRRYITAPILAWVGKTLPGISATEKEAIEAGTVSWDGDLFTGMPDWNKLLAMSKPTLTKEDKAFIDGPVEQLCEMLNDWEITHQRYDLSPATWKFIKENGFFGMIIPKKYGGLELSALAHSTAVMKVATRSITGAVTVMVPNSLGPGELLLHYGTEEQKDYYLPRLAKGEEIPCFALTAPKAGSDAGAITDKGIVCKGEWEGKEVLGLRLTWNKRYITLAPVATVLGLAFKVYDPDHLIGDEVERGVSCALIPTSTPGVKTGARHLPLNTVFMNGPTWGEDVFIPMDFLIGGEKYIGKGWAMLMNCLSVGRAISLPALSAGAGKLSSLTSGAYARIREQFNLPVGYFEGVQEALARIGGLTYLMDSARVMTAGLLDNHEKPAVPSAILKYHNTEKMRSVVGAAMDVHAGRGVIKGPRNYIARVYQAIPISITVEGANILTRSLMIFGQGAIRAHPYLLQEMEAAQNPNKEKALDEFDHIFFKHVRRNLQLTARSLVLGLTGSCFASVPEPARETRPYFRDMSRLAAAFGLVSDVTLASLGGELKRREMISGRLGDCLSYLYLGSSVLKRFHDDGCPKSDAPLMHWAMRYCQYEIQNALHEVLRNYPVKALGLLLRPLVFPLGRHFERADDAICREIAEMLLQPSEARDRLVEGVYRNTRPDDPVGRIENAFLKKVGVANVEKRIKKAIKAGDIPDDDLHAMLEAAVNKKILTTDEAERYREAEEAVDDAIQVDHFEPHELPVTHSD; translated from the coding sequence ATGACCGTTTTGCTTCTGTTATTGGCGGCGTTGGCGTTGGCCTATTTCGGCGCTGGCGCGTTGTCCTGGACAGTCCTTTTCACTATCGCCGCACTGGCTTTCTCATTCACCGATCCTGGCTTCGCCGGTTTGTTAGTGGTTTGGGGGCTGTTTATCGCGGCGGCGGTATTGCTTAACTCCTCTTCCATTCGAAGGCGCTACATCACCGCGCCGATTCTCGCCTGGGTGGGCAAGACATTACCCGGTATTTCCGCTACCGAGAAAGAAGCCATCGAAGCGGGCACCGTCAGTTGGGATGGCGACTTGTTCACCGGCATGCCTGACTGGAACAAGCTGCTGGCGATGAGCAAACCCACCCTGACCAAGGAAGACAAAGCCTTTATCGACGGACCGGTTGAGCAGTTGTGCGAAATGCTCAACGACTGGGAGATCACGCACCAGCGCTATGACCTGAGCCCGGCGACGTGGAAGTTCATCAAGGAAAACGGGTTCTTTGGCATGATCATCCCCAAAAAGTATGGCGGACTGGAGCTATCCGCACTGGCGCATTCCACCGCGGTAATGAAAGTCGCCACCCGCAGCATCACCGGCGCGGTAACGGTCATGGTGCCCAACTCGCTGGGGCCGGGAGAGCTTCTGCTGCACTACGGCACGGAGGAGCAGAAGGATTACTACTTACCTCGCCTGGCCAAAGGCGAAGAAATTCCCTGCTTTGCGCTGACGGCGCCCAAGGCGGGTTCAGATGCCGGCGCCATCACCGATAAAGGCATTGTCTGCAAAGGCGAGTGGGAAGGTAAGGAGGTGCTTGGCCTGCGTTTGACCTGGAACAAGCGTTACATCACCTTAGCGCCGGTGGCCACCGTGTTGGGATTGGCGTTTAAAGTTTATGACCCGGATCACCTGATTGGCGATGAAGTCGAGCGTGGCGTTTCCTGCGCCTTGATTCCCACCAGCACGCCGGGCGTAAAAACCGGCGCACGCCACCTACCCCTGAATACCGTGTTTATGAACGGGCCGACATGGGGCGAAGATGTCTTTATTCCCATGGACTTCCTGATAGGCGGCGAGAAATACATCGGTAAAGGCTGGGCGATGTTGATGAACTGCCTCTCCGTGGGGCGCGCCATTTCGTTGCCGGCGTTGAGCGCCGGGGCAGGCAAACTGTCCAGTCTCACCAGCGGCGCCTATGCCCGTATTCGTGAGCAGTTCAATCTGCCGGTCGGGTACTTTGAGGGCGTGCAGGAAGCCTTGGCGCGAATTGGCGGGCTGACTTATTTAATGGATAGCGCAAGAGTGATGACGGCGGGTTTACTGGATAACCACGAAAAGCCTGCGGTGCCCTCGGCGATTCTGAAGTATCACAACACGGAAAAAATGCGCAGCGTGGTCGGCGCAGCCATGGATGTGCATGCCGGACGCGGCGTGATCAAAGGGCCGCGCAACTACATCGCGCGGGTGTATCAGGCGATCCCCATCAGCATCACGGTGGAGGGCGCAAATATCCTGACTCGCAGCTTGATGATCTTCGGGCAGGGGGCGATTCGCGCTCATCCCTACCTGTTGCAGGAAATGGAGGCGGCGCAGAATCCGAACAAAGAAAAAGCCTTGGATGAATTCGACCACATTTTCTTCAAGCATGTGCGTCGAAACCTGCAGCTGACCGCTCGGTCTCTGGTGTTGGGCCTGACTGGAAGCTGTTTCGCCTCCGTGCCTGAACCGGCGCGGGAGACCAGACCTTACTTCCGTGATATGTCGCGCCTGGCTGCGGCATTTGGTTTAGTCAGCGATGTGACGCTGGCTTCCCTGGGCGGAGAGCTGAAGCGGCGTGAAATGATTTCAGGGCGTCTGGGCGACTGTTTAAGCTATCTCTATCTGGGCTCAAGTGTCTTGAAGCGCTTTCATGATGATGGTTGTCCGAAATCGGATGCCCCGCTGATGCACTGGGCGATGCGCTATTGCCAGTATGAAATTCAGAATGCGTTGCATGAAGTGTTGCGCAATTACCCGGTGAAGGCGTTGGGCCTGCTGTTGAGACCGCTGGTGTTTCCTTTGGGGCGTCATTTCGAGCGCGCTGATGACGCCATTTGCCGTGAGATTGCGGAGATGTTGCTGCAGCCCTCCGAGGCCCGTGACAGGTTGGTGGAGGGCGTTTACCGCAACACTCGTCCGGATGATCCGGTGGGAAGAATCGAAAATGCCTTCCTGAAGAAAGTTGGCGTGGCCAATGTGGAGAAGCGTATCAAGAAGGCGATCAAAGCCGGGGATATACCGGATGACGATCTGCACGCTATGTTGGAGGCGGCGGTGAACAAGAAGATTCTCACCACGGATGAGGCGGAGCGTTATCGCGAAGCGGAGGAAGCGGTGGATGATGCAATCCAGGTCGACCACTTTGAACCTCATGAACTGCCTGTGACGCATTCCGACTAG
- a CDS encoding alpha/beta fold hydrolase: MQSLTGYRVGGEGQPILLLHSSMSSKAQWKMLTSQLQESYRTLAVDLWGYGEAPYPDHLAERFCLQDEVDRVLAVLEQEAPDSAPLHVVGHSYGAATALRFATQYPERILSLTIYEPVAFHLLSPEEPAFLEIVEVVKGLERTLAQNDEMSATQQFIDYWSGPGAFKRYPSDIRNALSGQIRKVALDFKALIEEPTRLQDYASFPFNTYLMAGEKSPLSSRRISERLKESLPNLEFKQTPWGHMAPITHVAEINDLILARFLD, translated from the coding sequence ATGCAGTCCCTGACTGGATACAGGGTTGGCGGTGAAGGCCAACCTATATTGCTCCTGCACAGCTCAATGAGCTCCAAAGCTCAATGGAAAATGCTCACCAGCCAGCTACAGGAAAGCTACCGCACCCTGGCGGTGGATTTATGGGGTTATGGCGAAGCCCCCTACCCGGACCACCTGGCGGAGCGTTTCTGTTTACAGGATGAGGTGGATCGCGTTCTCGCTGTATTGGAGCAAGAAGCGCCGGATAGCGCGCCGCTGCATGTGGTCGGTCACTCCTATGGCGCAGCCACGGCGTTGAGGTTTGCGACGCAATACCCCGAACGCATTCTCAGCCTGACCATCTACGAGCCGGTCGCGTTTCATCTGCTATCGCCCGAGGAGCCGGCATTTCTGGAGATTGTGGAAGTCGTAAAAGGACTGGAGCGGACTCTCGCGCAAAACGACGAAATGTCAGCGACTCAGCAGTTTATTGATTACTGGTCCGGCCCGGGCGCATTCAAACGCTACCCTTCGGATATTCGTAACGCGCTAAGCGGACAGATTAGAAAAGTGGCGCTGGACTTCAAGGCGCTAATAGAAGAGCCCACCCGACTGCAGGATTACGCCAGCTTTCCATTCAACACCTACCTGATGGCGGGCGAGAAGAGCCCGCTGTCATCCCGGCGCATCAGTGAACGCCTGAAGGAAAGTCTGCCCAACCTGGAATTCAAGCAGACGCCCTGGGGCCATATGGCGCCGATTACCCATGTGGCGGAAATCAACGATCTGATTCTGGCGCGCTTTCTGGACTAA
- a CDS encoding RICIN domain-containing protein — MKNSLKKILAAGVLAATASTSQAVTVDLMVVYDSYTSNYFKGDVNTAVRNWVSQVNNMYTNSQIDVQLRLVGAYAHEETGSNMTEVLGNLRVDSWVNQKRQEVGADYVTQLHRTGSCGVAYVAVDRNWSYGVVGPSCGPTTLAHELGHTMGLNHSRRQGDQSGSRYRYGLGHGVDGVFATIMTYEWLFNAPKIAKFSNPNLQCNGLPCGVAAGYSNEADAARAINNVRSEMAGFMPTKVGGGNPNGGDNNGGDNNNGGDNNNGASNIYTMKAKNSGKCADVYGGDRRDGASVIQWSCHGGNNQRWQFIHLGNGVHQIKSVNSGKCLDLFGASQYNGAYAGQWTCNNSNNQKWQAFKNSDGTYRLIAVHSGKALDVDAAGGTYNGARLRQWDWVGANNQRWIITSAGQ; from the coding sequence ATGAAAAACAGCCTCAAAAAAATTCTGGCCGCTGGCGTACTTGCGGCGACCGCATCCACTTCCCAAGCCGTCACCGTCGATCTGATGGTGGTGTATGATTCTTATACCTCAAACTACTTTAAAGGCGATGTAAATACCGCTGTGCGTAACTGGGTCAGTCAGGTGAACAACATGTACACCAACAGCCAGATTGACGTGCAATTGCGGTTGGTTGGCGCATACGCTCACGAAGAGACAGGTTCCAACATGACGGAAGTGTTGGGCAATCTGAGGGTGGATTCCTGGGTGAATCAGAAGCGTCAGGAAGTGGGCGCGGACTATGTGACTCAGTTGCATCGCACCGGCTCCTGCGGCGTGGCTTATGTCGCTGTCGACCGCAATTGGTCATACGGCGTGGTGGGACCAAGCTGCGGACCCACTACATTGGCGCATGAACTCGGCCACACCATGGGCCTGAACCACTCCCGCCGCCAGGGCGATCAGAGCGGGTCGCGCTATCGTTACGGTCTGGGCCATGGCGTTGACGGCGTATTCGCTACGATCATGACCTACGAATGGTTGTTCAACGCCCCTAAAATCGCCAAATTCTCCAACCCCAACCTGCAATGCAACGGCTTGCCTTGTGGTGTCGCGGCAGGCTACTCCAACGAAGCGGACGCCGCGCGCGCTATTAACAACGTGCGCAGCGAAATGGCGGGCTTCATGCCGACAAAAGTCGGCGGCGGCAACCCCAACGGCGGCGATAATAACGGTGGGGACAATAATAACGGCGGCGACAACAACAATGGCGCTTCCAATATTTACACTATGAAAGCCAAAAACTCCGGCAAGTGCGCGGACGTTTACGGTGGCGATCGTCGCGATGGCGCTTCCGTCATTCAGTGGAGCTGTCACGGCGGTAACAATCAACGCTGGCAGTTCATTCATCTGGGCAATGGCGTTCATCAGATCAAATCTGTGAACAGCGGCAAGTGTCTGGATCTGTTCGGCGCAAGCCAGTACAACGGGGCGTATGCCGGCCAGTGGACCTGTAACAACTCCAACAATCAGAAGTGGCAGGCGTTCAAGAACAGCGACGGAACTTATCGTCTGATCGCGGTTCACAGCGGCAAAGCGCTGGACGTAGACGCTGCAGGCGGCACTTACAATGGCGCAAGACTGCGTCAGTGGGATTGGGTTGGCGCTAATAACCAGCGTTGGATTATCACCAGCGCAGGCCAATAA
- a CDS encoding RICIN domain-containing protein, whose translation MSKWLSCLTLAAVPLGAQAVTVDIMVVYDAYSAGRFGGEPATAIRSWVDQVNAMYQNSQIDVQLRLVGAFAHEESGSSMGEVLGNLRVDNWVIQKREEVGADYVTQVHKTGSCGVAYVAVHKDWAFSVTGPDCGPQVLAHEVGHTMGLNHSRRQGDQSGSRYRYGLGHGVDGAFGTIMTYEWLFNAPKVAKFSNPRVQCNGLPCGVPAGQAQEADAAQAINNVRNEIAAFKPTKTDGGNTSGDKVSVFQHYNYAGYSAALGEGQYRLSDLTARGVRNDDLSSARVPSGMVLELYQHDNFGGAKTVYTSDVSGFPLSGVNDTTSSIIVKKSSGGGQSGAQPVDNGVYMLQAKHSGKCADVYGGKQEAGTPVIQWSCHQGNNQRWNFTHIKDGYYEVKAVHSGKCLDVSNASRNNGATVQQWSCHGGAAQQWKAVDNGDGTFRLVSGVSGKVFDVKEISTASGMAIHQWDWVGGDNQRWYLKRVK comes from the coding sequence ATGTCTAAATGGTTGTCCTGCTTGACTCTGGCGGCTGTTCCCCTGGGCGCGCAGGCGGTGACAGTAGATATTATGGTGGTGTACGACGCCTATTCCGCAGGACGCTTTGGCGGCGAACCGGCGACGGCCATTCGTAGCTGGGTGGACCAAGTTAACGCCATGTATCAAAACAGCCAGATAGACGTGCAACTGCGTTTGGTCGGCGCTTTCGCTCACGAAGAAAGCGGTTCCAGCATGGGAGAAGTGCTGGGCAACCTGCGGGTGGATAACTGGGTTATCCAGAAGCGTGAGGAAGTCGGCGCGGATTACGTTACGCAAGTACATAAAACCGGTTCCTGCGGCGTCGCATACGTCGCTGTACATAAGGATTGGGCGTTCAGCGTCACTGGTCCAGATTGCGGGCCTCAGGTACTGGCCCACGAAGTCGGACACACCATGGGCCTGAATCACTCCCGTCGTCAAGGCGATCAGAGTGGCTCGCGCTATCGTTATGGTCTGGGTCATGGCGTTGACGGCGCTTTCGGCACCATCATGACTTATGAGTGGCTGTTTAATGCGCCGAAAGTCGCTAAATTCTCCAACCCGAGGGTGCAGTGCAACGGGCTTCCCTGCGGTGTTCCGGCGGGCCAGGCGCAAGAGGCGGATGCGGCCCAGGCGATCAACAACGTGCGTAACGAGATTGCCGCGTTCAAGCCGACTAAAACCGATGGCGGCAACACTTCCGGCGACAAAGTGTCTGTATTCCAGCATTACAACTACGCAGGCTACAGCGCGGCGTTAGGCGAAGGTCAATATCGTCTGAGCGATTTGACCGCTCGCGGTGTCCGTAACGACGATCTTTCTTCGGCCCGCGTGCCATCCGGCATGGTGCTGGAACTGTATCAGCACGATAACTTCGGCGGTGCGAAAACCGTTTATACCTCGGATGTTTCGGGCTTCCCACTATCCGGCGTGAACGACACGACTTCCTCTATTATCGTCAAGAAAAGCAGCGGCGGCGGTCAGAGCGGAGCGCAGCCGGTTGATAACGGCGTATACATGCTGCAGGCCAAACACTCCGGCAAGTGTGCGGATGTATACGGCGGCAAGCAGGAAGCCGGTACGCCTGTCATTCAGTGGAGCTGTCACCAGGGCAACAACCAGCGCTGGAACTTCACCCACATCAAAGATGGGTACTATGAAGTCAAAGCCGTACACAGTGGTAAATGTCTGGATGTATCCAACGCAAGCAGAAATAACGGCGCTACGGTTCAGCAATGGTCCTGCCATGGCGGCGCGGCTCAGCAATGGAAAGCGGTGGACAATGGCGACGGCACGTTCCGGCTGGTATCCGGCGTAAGCGGCAAAGTGTTTGACGTGAAAGAAATCTCAACGGCTAGCGGTATGGCTATCCATCAGTGGGACTGGGTTGGCGGCGACAACCAGCGCTGGTATCTGAAGCGCGTGAAGTAA
- a CDS encoding cation diffusion facilitator family transporter, whose product MSHSRSHQHNHSGNHAHYHGYSSGSSSVPSYNKAFAWGVALNLGFVVVEVIYGLIADSLALITDAGHNLSDVLGLLLAWGASYLATRTPTSRRTYGFRRGTILASLLSAILLLLALGAIAWEAAYRINQPVSVDGKTVIVVSLIGVAINTATALMFLSGQKHDLNIKGAFLHMAADAGVSFGVAAAGVAIMFTGWLWLDPVISLVIVAIILFGTWGLFRDSLNLAMDTVPSHINPDEVETFLRSYAGVTDIHDLHIWAMSTTEVALTVHLLIPNQTVDDAFLGELALQLNERFRIGHSTVQVERGDGASCHLSHPGSL is encoded by the coding sequence ATGTCGCACTCAAGATCTCATCAGCATAATCATAGTGGTAATCATGCGCATTACCATGGCTACTCTTCCGGATCGTCCTCGGTCCCGAGCTATAACAAGGCCTTTGCGTGGGGCGTGGCGTTGAATCTTGGGTTTGTCGTGGTGGAGGTGATTTATGGACTTATCGCCGACTCCCTGGCGTTGATCACTGACGCAGGGCATAACTTAAGCGATGTGCTGGGTTTGCTTTTGGCCTGGGGCGCTTCCTATCTGGCGACGCGTACGCCAACCTCTCGACGCACTTATGGTTTTCGTCGAGGAACGATTCTGGCTTCCTTGTTGAGCGCGATTCTTTTATTGCTGGCGTTAGGAGCGATCGCCTGGGAGGCCGCCTACCGAATCAATCAGCCCGTCAGCGTGGATGGCAAGACCGTGATTGTCGTGTCGCTGATTGGCGTAGCTATCAATACCGCGACTGCGCTGATGTTTCTGAGTGGTCAAAAGCACGACCTCAATATCAAAGGCGCATTTCTGCATATGGCGGCGGATGCTGGCGTTTCATTTGGAGTGGCGGCGGCTGGAGTCGCCATCATGTTTACCGGCTGGTTGTGGCTTGACCCGGTGATCAGTCTGGTCATTGTCGCCATTATTCTGTTTGGAACCTGGGGGCTGTTTCGGGACTCACTCAATCTCGCCATGGACACAGTACCTTCTCATATCAATCCTGATGAAGTGGAGACGTTCTTGCGCAGCTATGCTGGCGTGACGGATATCCACGATCTTCATATCTGGGCGATGAGCACCACGGAAGTCGCGCTAACCGTTCATTTACTTATTCCCAATCAAACTGTGGATGACGCCTTTCTTGGCGAATTGGCGCTTCAATTGAACGAGCGTTTCCGTATCGGCCATAGCACTGTCCAGGTCGAAAGAGGGGACGGAGCGTCCTGTCATCTGTCCCATCCCGGTAGTCTGTAA
- a CDS encoding EAL and HDOD domain-containing protein, with the protein MTVEQILLARQPIVNAAKEIVGYELLFRSNEQPAQFDGNAATSQVLLNAFTEIPIGEVTGGAKAFVNFTETLLLQPPPFSKELLVIEILETIELTDEIVAAIIRLGKNGFTLALDDYIPDTKYDELLPYVSIVKLEIPAISKEKLEQTVTHLKSLNITLLAEKVETHEEFEYCRDLGCDLFQGYFFSKPEIVTGRKLAHNRMAVMELIAKVQNPALSIDQIIKTITSDPSLSVKLLQLVNSAAYRRPRTIESIHMAVMLLGISRIKSWATLLALSNIEDKPKALITIALIRARMCELVAQSIEPQAADLYFTVGLFSCLEAFFDMPMEEILNKLPLSERVSDALVKMKGKPGLALHTTLQYERCKLDTIHWNLLEKMNINSGEISATYRQAILWANEQSAFRA; encoded by the coding sequence ATGACCGTTGAGCAGATTCTTCTGGCGCGCCAGCCAATTGTAAACGCAGCAAAAGAAATAGTAGGTTATGAGCTGTTATTTCGCTCAAATGAACAGCCGGCTCAGTTCGACGGCAATGCCGCCACCTCTCAAGTTTTGCTCAACGCCTTTACAGAAATACCTATCGGAGAGGTGACCGGCGGCGCGAAAGCGTTTGTAAACTTCACCGAAACGCTTTTACTGCAACCTCCTCCCTTCTCTAAAGAACTCCTGGTAATTGAAATACTTGAGACAATTGAGCTTACCGATGAGATCGTGGCGGCGATCATCCGTCTCGGCAAAAACGGCTTCACCCTGGCTCTAGACGACTATATTCCAGACACCAAGTACGACGAACTTCTGCCGTACGTTTCTATCGTTAAGCTTGAAATTCCCGCCATTTCCAAGGAAAAGCTGGAGCAGACGGTTACTCATCTAAAAAGCCTGAACATCACCCTTCTGGCGGAAAAAGTGGAGACTCATGAAGAGTTTGAATATTGTCGTGACCTCGGATGCGACCTGTTTCAAGGGTATTTCTTCAGCAAGCCGGAAATTGTCACTGGACGCAAACTGGCGCATAACCGCATGGCGGTGATGGAGTTAATCGCCAAAGTGCAAAACCCAGCGCTGTCCATAGATCAGATCATCAAAACCATCACCAGCGACCCTTCTCTAAGCGTAAAGCTGTTGCAGTTGGTGAATTCAGCCGCCTACCGACGCCCGCGCACTATTGAATCCATCCATATGGCGGTCATGCTGTTGGGAATTAGCCGTATCAAGTCCTGGGCGACGTTATTAGCGCTGTCCAACATTGAGGACAAACCTAAAGCGTTGATCACCATCGCGTTGATACGGGCCCGCATGTGCGAGCTTGTCGCCCAGTCCATTGAACCCCAGGCCGCCGATCTTTATTTCACAGTCGGCTTGTTTTCCTGTCTGGAAGCCTTTTTTGACATGCCCATGGAAGAAATTCTGAACAAGCTCCCTCTTTCTGAGAGGGTCAGTGATGCGCTGGTAAAGATGAAAGGCAAGCCAGGGTTGGCGTTACATACCACTTTGCAATACGAGCGCTGCAAATTGGACACGATCCATTGGAATCTGCTGGAAAAGATGAATATCAACAGTGGTGAAATCAGCGCCACCTATCGACAGGCGATTCTTTGGGCCAACGAGCAATCCGCTTTTCGAGCCTGA
- a CDS encoding TatD family hydrolase, whose product MFDIGVNLTNGRYKGKLQQLLDDSRDHGVGGMIAIGTSVKESLASAKIAEEHPGYVFATAGVHPHDAKTLNQEGLKTLKSLLQQPHVVAVGEMGLDFNRNFSTPEDQEWAFAAQLELNRDFQKPLYLHERDAYTRQMEILRAHRNCFEHGVTHCFTGTREALFGYLDLGLHIGVTGWICDERRAGDLVNLVKEIPRDRLLVETDSPFLMPRSIKPRPRNNTNFPWFVREVIRIVALYRGETEEDVRGYTAENARRLFQTG is encoded by the coding sequence ATGTTTGATATCGGCGTCAACCTGACCAATGGCCGCTACAAAGGAAAGTTACAGCAATTGCTGGACGACAGCCGCGACCATGGGGTCGGGGGAATGATCGCCATCGGAACCAGCGTTAAAGAAAGTCTCGCCTCCGCAAAGATCGCCGAAGAGCATCCAGGTTATGTCTTCGCCACCGCTGGGGTACATCCTCACGACGCCAAGACATTAAATCAGGAAGGCCTGAAAACCCTGAAGTCCCTGCTTCAGCAACCTCATGTAGTCGCCGTAGGTGAAATGGGACTGGATTTTAATCGCAACTTTTCCACTCCCGAAGATCAGGAATGGGCGTTCGCCGCTCAGCTTGAATTGAATCGCGATTTCCAAAAGCCGCTTTATCTCCATGAAAGAGACGCATACACGCGGCAAATGGAGATACTCAGGGCGCACCGGAATTGTTTCGAGCATGGCGTTACGCATTGTTTCACCGGAACCCGGGAGGCGCTCTTTGGCTATCTCGACCTGGGATTGCACATTGGCGTCACGGGCTGGATATGCGATGAACGCAGAGCAGGCGATCTGGTGAATTTAGTGAAAGAGATTCCCCGCGACAGGCTTCTCGTTGAAACGGACAGTCCATTTCTTATGCCGAGAAGTATTAAACCGCGTCCGCGCAATAACACCAATTTCCCATGGTTTGTGCGAGAAGTGATTCGTATAGTGGCGCTGTATCGCGGCGAGACAGAAGAAGACGTGCGCGGCTACACAGCGGAAAACGCCCGCCGCCTGTTCCAAACGGGTTAA